The DNA segment CCAGTCCTGCTTTTCTATCACCGAAAGACCTTTTTGGGTGGAAAAAGGCTCATCCAGGGAGGACAACCCTGAAGAGAGTTAGCCAGCATCCCTCCCCTTCATGCTGGTAAGGTCCTCAGGACAGTGGGGCCACTTgtgccagctgggggcaggctgtgcaCTGCAGAAAGGTGCCTGCAGTCCAATTGACTCCCTCCTTGCCACCCCCCTGGGGCCCCCTTCAGCTGGGATTTCCTTTTCCTGGGATTAccgccctgccagctgctctccccgcagccaggctggccagcagccccagaaaTCCTATTACAGAGTTTGAGGAGAAATAAAAAGTTAATCGTCTCCTTCGCCTGCTCGtcgtcctcctcttcctcacagagGTGAGCGAGCCAATGCCGTGGTGCTGCACTCGGACCCTTGCGGCTGAGCCCGtggacccagccctgggctggtaggagctgcggtgccaggagaggtcagcagctggtgctggaaggtcagaggtggaaaggaggccaggccaggctggagggagccATCCTGCTGGACACGGGGCCTGGAACCATGCCACTGCAGACCGAGATCCTGCGCGAGGTCTGGGCTGCTGACAGGTTGGTACTGGTAGGCAGAATTTGCCCCACAGGGTGGGTGATGGGCTGGGCACCCCTATGAGGCTCCCATCTCCTCCAGGGCCTTTTTCTCCCATTGCCAGTTGAATTGTAGTTTAATGAGCAGGTCTAGCAGGCGTTCTTTCGCTGCGAGGGGGCGGCCGTGATGATGCTCACTGACTCAGAGAGGAAAAATGTGTTCATTAGAGAAGGGGTCCCCAGATGAGCCTTATTGCTGTCACTCTTGGTCAAGGCAGAGCCCCCCCTGGGCTCCCTGCTAGGAGAGAGGCTGTAAATTGAGCTTGACCCTGTTGAGACAGGTTGAGCAGCTTCTGGAGCCAAACAAAAGGCTGACCTGTCCCCCATCACCCCCAAAATTGGGGTGATGCTCAGCTAGAGGGTCTCGCCCCTCTCTCAGGAGCCGCAGAGGGCTGAAAGCCCTCACCCCTTTGATTtctgtgccccacagccccagcaaggaaccaggcagcccccagcagccaaaGCCCAAGCAGGTGAGAACGAAATCCTTCCTCCCGTTCCCAGTGCCACCAACCCTTGCTGTGGGCTGTCCCCAGCGGCTGGGGACACTGGAGACCCTCAAACCGTGGCCCCACACCCAGTCCAACTTGGAGCTGGACAAGTTGTTCTGTCAGGATGCTGTAGCCTTGGGGGTCATGAGATTTGGGGAGCATCCTTCCAGAGCAGGTGGGTAGAGGAAATCCTAAAGCCCCTCTTGCTCCTTTATGtgtccttccaacccctccctccaTTGCTTCAAAGCACCCTACAAGGTGGGTTCAATTCCTAATTAACCCTTTAACTAAGCCTCTCAGTTAAGCTGTGACTCACTTTCCCTAGGCTGTGACCCTAAAGGCCAGATATTACCCCATTTTGTCACAGCCCTCgggtgctgcacagcctcagagGAGTCTCAGCAGTGGTTTCCTTGACCACTCAGATTAACCAGCAGCCCCTCATTAAAGAGCTTCATTAAGTAATGGAGTGGCTGTGTCATGTTCCCCCCCACAGCTGCTTAAGGGATTAAAGGATGTGAAGGAGCTTTTCCATGTGAGCTGATGGCACGGAAGAAACCAGCCTCTTCTCACCTCCCCCATGAGACCTTCATCCTTCTCCTGCCcaaatctgcagtgctgagatcCTGCTGGGAATCCAACTGGCCCCCCACCCTTCTTGCCAAACACCTTCACCCGCTGTGCTGGGGCACCCAGGAGGGACAAAAGCCATACAAGGAGGGAGGTGTTTGGTCAGGTGGTGGGTGCCCCAGTGGAACTGGTTTTGCTTAAATCGCTTTCCAAGGGCCCTGAGCTGACACCATCTCCCCAAATTCTCCTCTCTCGAGCCAGGTCCTGCCCCACATGCTCCAGATTTGTTAAATCAGGTTTATTTATAGGCCTGGCTAATGGAGATTAGGTGCTGTGCCTAAtcccagagctcctgctgacCTCCATCGCAGCTCCTTGCCTTTGACAGAGCcttctgtggtggtgagaggagatggaggtgtggagccaggctgcctgcctgtcccagtgttccctatcccagctcagctcctctgggaatTCCTATCAGCAGATGAGCTGGTGCCCAGAGTGTCTCTCATCTGAGGTCCCTACAGCACAGTGTGGCTTGTCCCTGTGTGATGCCAGGCCAGTGCCAGTATTGAGCGCCTTGTTCCTGTGGCTAACATACAGCTGTCTGGCGCTCTCCTGTCTGATTGCTAACGGCCCTTTCTgtttttccctgcttctgccttccctggggGTCTGTCCCATGGTAAGTTGCTTGTTTGAAGGTGTGGGTCCCTGTCCATGGAGCAGGTTCCCAGAGTGGGTCCTTGTCCCTGGGTGCCTGCTCCCACAAGGATATATTTTGGAAAGGGAGCCAGTGCCATACATGCAGGAGTAGCCTTGCAAAGGAAAAGGGGATTCAAGGCCAGCTGTGTCTCCTCAGCACTGTCCATGAGGGCAGAAGGTGAAGAAGAAGCGGCAGGAGCCAATGCTGGAGCCAGAGGCCAAGCCCCGGCGGCTGCGAGTGAAGAAGCTGGAtgaggcaggggctgcagaggagccccatgccccagcccagggTAAGCACAgactcagcctcctgccctgccccagctgtgctggaaatagGGGGGGCACACtggtcccctgcagccccaatcTGAACCCGTGGTGCTCAGCTCTTGAAATCTGCAGGGATGAAGAAgttgaggaagaagaaggaggagaagacacGGGAGGAGAACAACAAGGACCCCTACTCCAAACCCACCAAGGAGCCTCGGAAGAAGAaggagagcccagccccccGCTCCCACGTGGCCAAGGGGCCCAAGAAGCAACAAGGTGGGGGAGCAGCACCCACCCCTCTGTGGGCACCCGTGTGTGGCACCCCATGTCCCGCTGCACCACATCCCCATACACCATATTCCACCGGTGCCATCGGTGCTCCCGGTATCTGCATGGGCTCTGCACGTCCCTGGGGGCTTTTCGGCCAAGCCCCAGTTACTCACCCGGGAGGAAAGGTGATGTAGCAGGGAATCTGCGTGCATGGCATTGGGTCGGGAGTGGGGACCGCGGAGAGCGGGGACACGACGCTATCCCTGGGAAGGTGGCAGTCAGCGGcgccaccagctccctggacatCTTTCcggaggaacaaaaaaaaaagatggagcTTGTCTGTCCCTGCCCGGGCTGTAGCCACGAGATGGCGATGCGGCTCCACGCGcggtgtccagctctggacacGTCCAGCTGCGCCGGGCACCCACGGTCCCAGAACCCTGGCCGTAGTGGGATGGGTGCCCACACAGGCGGGTGCTGCCGAGAGAGGTTCACTGCTCACCAGTTAGGAGGTACAAAGCCATGATGTTGCTGATGCCGTGGTGTTACCTctgggcagagccagctgaggACTCCGAGGATgaggaggtggaagaggagaTGGAGCATAAAGACCCACCAAAAAAGCTCAAGAAGAAACTGCCCAAAGAGCCCACCTCGGGTGAGAACCGGGAGAAGAAGCTGAAGccaaagggtgagtgcccagggcACAGGGATGGCTTGAGTCTGATTCTGATGCTGCTTCCATCTGTCCTTGCTGTCATGAGGGTTCCACCCACGTTCTGTCCCCATCACTGCCTCAAGAGGCTCAGGGACCTGTGGGGCAATCACCCCCTCCTCCTGCAATGCCCACTTAGCTCACCCCTTACTGGGTTCCCCACCTGTTATCActgcctgtccccatccccctgtCTGACTGCTCATCTGCTCCTCCATCCCACCAGGAGACAAGAGTGACCCTGAAGGCAAAGCCAGATCTGCCAAAAGCACCAAGAAGGAGTCCATGGCCATGTTCCAGGTgaacagggagaagaaaagcaagaagaaaggTATGGGGCAAGCAATGGAGGTGAGGGGTAATGGGGAGTGCCAGCCggtcctgctgctgagccaacaGCATCTAGTGCTGCACGACCATGTCCCCTGTGTCCCACTACAGCCATCACTGGCAGTGATGAGGAGGATGATTCTGACTCCAGCACCAAGCCCATCAGGTCAGAGAAGAAGAACCCAGTGTCCCTCTTTCAGACTGGAGGGGACCCCCCCAAGGAAAAGAAGGCCAAAAAGAAAGGTATAAGCAATGTGATGGAGGATAGTAGAGGCTGGAGGGGCTTCTGGGGGTGCAGATGAGCCTGGCCATGGAGAGGGGGGTTGTGACCGATGGGATTTATGCTAGTCCAAATTTTGGGGCTCAGTGGAGTCAGGctctccaccccccctcccccttccccccccccccccccaatgtcCCTGCCTGTTCCTGCTCACAGCTCCTTCCAAAGCAGCCAACActgaggaggagactccagagaCCCCACAAAAGAACTCCAACAGGAAGGGAAAAGCGAAGAAGTCAAAGAAGGTATAAAACCCCACCAGAGCCATGGGGGTCTCTTCAAAGGGTAGCAGCAGGTCTTCTTCCCAGGGCAAGTCATGGGGCTGGGAGACCCACCACAGGACTGTCCCCAAAGCCACCAGCTGCGGAGCCACACCCCAGGGGgactgggagctggggaaggagggaagcttCTGGCAGGTTTGGCTTTGGGATCACCATCCCCTCTCATGCTGCAGGCGAAAGAGGAGAGGCCCCCATCACCTGCCATCGAGGTGGACAACCTGGAGGAGTTTGTGCTACAACCAGCGCCCCAGGGAGCAACCATCAAGTGCCGAGTGACTCGGGACAAGAGGGGCATGGACCGGGGGCTTTATCCCACCTACTACCTCCACTTGGATAATGACAAGAAGGTGAGCCGGGGTTGGGGTGAGGGGACCCTAGGGCTTCACACCCAAGCTGGGGAGCACTCTTAGGATTTGGGGGGGATGCTTGCCTGTACCCCACCATGGTGGTGGGCTCTGGATGGGGCTGCTTCCTTCCGTTCCTCTTGGGAAATGTCCCATGTTGATGGTGCATGGCATGATGAGGGCTCAGATCCTCCTGCCCCATGGCTCAGCCAGCATTTTGAGGAGCAGCTTCACTTTACAACTTCCACAAGATTGGCTGGGCCAAGCCTTGTGCCGAGGGCACTGAGGGGCACTGAGCTTGGGTGATGACAACATCCAATTCCCACGAGGTTCCATCACCCTCCCAGGTGTTCCTCCTTGCTGGGAGGAAGCGTAAGAAGAGCAAAACCTCCAACTACCTCATCTCCATTGATCCCACTGACCTGTCACGGGGAGGAGAGAACTTCATTGGGAAGCTGAGGTAGGAGCAGAGGTGCACCTCATTTCAGTGGCACCCTATTTTGGCGGTACCCTGTTCCTGCAGCACCCTCTATGGGTTGCTGGTTGCCCCAGGCAATGGCTGGGTCAGACAGGAGGCTAAATTCAGCGTCCCCTGCGTGGATCCAATCTGAGGAGCGTTGAGGGGCCAGGAGGGGAAAACAGGCTGGGCTGGTTCCTCCTTGCAGACAGGTCATGGCTAGAAAAAGCGCCCGGCAAGTCCCAGCCCActgcatggctggcagcagtgcagggatgCTGGAGGCTCCCCACTGGGGCAGCACCCTACAACAGCCTCATTTAGGGGTGCCCTGAGCCCAAGCAAACAGCTAAAGGGGTGGGAGGGAcggtgctggctgggggctgcacttGGGGTTTGCATCTGGAGCAAAACTGGGGCCATACCTGGAATAGGGGTGGGacagggggggtgggaggggactTGGTGGCACCATCCATGGTCATCTCCCATCCTTGGCTGCAGATCCAACCTGATGGGTACAAAGTTCACGGTGTTTGACAACGGTGCAAACCCTGACAGGGCCAACGCCAACTGGTCCAACGTGCGGCAGGAGCTTTCAGCTGTGGTCTACGTAAGTAGCAATATGGGGATGCCCCACATCAGGGCCTCCTGGGTCCTGCACCCTTTTGGGCTACTGGCCCAAGGGGTTGGAGAGATGTAGGACGGGCTAGATCCGTTTCTGAGCCCTTGTTCAGCCACCAGTGAGAAGCTGATTTTAGTGGCGGCTCTCTTGCAGGAGACCAACGTTTTAGGGTTCAAAGGCCCCAGGAAGATGACGGTCATCATCCCGGGGATGAACTCTGACAGTGAGAGGGTGCCCATCCGGCCCCGAAATGTAAGtcaggggccaggctgggagaaacGTCTTGAGAAAAGGGTTTGCTAGGGCTCACCTTGGATTCTCCCCCTTTTTGGGACATGGAAAGGCTTTGAGGTGTCCCTGAAATTGAAGGCACCACCCTGAGAGTTGCGAGATGTGGTGGCTATGTTTTTTTACTCAGCAGTGGATCCCATCTCCTGCCACAGAGCATCtttctgggggggggagggggtggcaggaCTCTAGCAGAGGTCCCTCCAACTctgctctctcccctctccccctccccaggatAATGATGGCCTCCTGATGCGATGGCAGAACAGGAACATGGACAACATCATCGAGCTGCACAACAAGGCACCAGTGTGGAATGATGAGACCCAGTCCTACGTCCTCAACTTCCATGGCCGGGTCACCCATGCCTCTGTCAAAAACTTCCAGATTGTGCATGACAGTGACCGTAAGCTGGGAAGGGGCCAGAATTGGCAGGGGGGATGATGGCCTAAGCACCCCCTCCTCTCGCTGAGGTGTCTGGGTTTTCTTTATGCACGGCTGCATTGCTGGAGGTGGAATGAAGCTACCCAAGGCCAGTGGCCCCGGGTGCTGGCAGAGGCCCCATGAGGGTCACCTGTTGCCAGGCAGATTTTAGAGCAAGAGCTCCCAGAACCACCCCAGAGCATCACCCTCAGTGTGCACCCCACACTGCTGGTGGGCACACCCTGGGGTGCATCGTGCCTCGGGAACAGTCCCTCAGTAGTGTCAGTGGCTCTGTCCCCCGTCTGCGGCCGTTCATCACCTGTCTGGTGCAGTCAGAATCCCTGGGCCTCTGGGGTGTAGGGTTACGGGACGGAAAAAACCTCTCGGGGGCCCCTGGTTTATTTTTACAGATTTCCTGTCACCCGCCCTCGGGTAGCACAAGTCCCAAGGTGGGGCACTGGGGTCCCTGTCCCTTGCAGAGCTGCGGCTCCTGTGGGGACCGAAGGGTGTCAAGGTCCCGTGCCGGGAAACgcaaagaatggtttgggttggaagggaccttagagatcatcttgttccaactcCCTTGCAAGTGACGGGTTTTGGTGACACACGCTGGCTcacaggctgtctgcagagctcgGCGAGGGGGTGGCTTCTTTGGGGTGCCACAAAGCTGGATCCCCTGGGATGAAGGGTGAGATGGGGGCACGGGTGACACCCCGGCTGCTTGccctctctcctgcagctgatTACATCGTGATGCAGTTTGGGCGCGTGGCTGATGATGCCTTCACCATGGACTACAACTACCCGCTGTGCGCAGTGCAGGCCTTCGCCATCGCCCTCTCCAGCTTTGACGGGAAGCTGGCCTGCGAGTAGCACCCGTGCTGGGGCCCCTGAGGCCACCGGGGCCACCAGGTCGGTCAGGACAACTGGGAtcaccagggctgctggggctacTGCGGCCACCAGGGCCACTAGGGCTGCCAGGACCACGGGAGTGACCAAGGCCACCAGGGCCACTGGGGCTGCTGTGTCTACTAAGGCCACCAGGGCTGTTGGGGCCACCAAGGCCACTGAGACTGCTGGGACCACTGAGGCTGACTGCTGCTACTGggggcaccagggctgctggaACAGCTGGGGCTACTGGGGCCAGTGGGTTCACAAGGGCCACTGGGGTTGCTGTGCCTACCAAGGccaccagggctgcaggggtcgCTGGGTCTGCTGGAACTAAGAAGGGCCACCATGGCCAATCAGGCTGCCAGAACCACCTGCCAGTGCCCACTGGATgctcctgcatctccatcctgctctgctttctctaTCTCCACCATCTGCCTGGCCAATGCTCAATGGCTGCAGCCACTCCTGGGGTGACTGGAGGTGCCTGCAGGGCACTGTGGGACACTCACCCAGCCACAGTCACCCACTCTGGGGACAGATCACTGGTCTGGGGCACACggcagggtcaggctggggTGTATTTAGCAGATGAGGCTATGATCCCGACCTCACCTCTCTGAGAGGTTTCTTGGAGTTAGATCCCCTTTTCGTTTTGGGTTCTAGTTTATATTTTGTAGCTCAATGTCTCAGTGAGAGGGGGGTTAGTGAGCTCCTTGGTCGGTGTTTCCTCATCCGCCTTATGAGCCCACGTGCCACTAGGCTCTGCCCAAGCTCCCAGTGAAGAGCCTTCTGTCCATCTTGATGGCCACCAGACACCAAACTCCTATTTTACCCCATTTTTCCCTGGCACAAGCAGATGTGGGGCACTTGTGGTGTCTCTTCATGCCCTGAACTCTCTACCCCAGAGGCTGGAAGCCTTTTGGGATCTGAGAtccctgaggagcagcctggaacctagagcaccagcagcatgtgggcctgtgccaagggaaggcaGTGCTGGTGAAGGAGGCTTGGCAGCCACgtgaggcagagctggcatcaccggcacagggctgggctgggttgggttggtgcaACCAGGAGGGACCTGGAAGGGAAAACTCTGGGTGCACCAGGAAGCACCAGGGTGACTCACAAGGTGTGGTTTGGTGCTGAGTCATGCTCAGCACCCATCTGGGTCCAGCCAAGCCCCCCATGTCCCTGGCACTCACTACACTGGTGCTTTATGGCATCCCATCAGACACTACCAGCAGGTGGTCTCAGGGACCCCTTCAGAGCATGGATGTCTTTGCTTCTTGTGGCACCCTATGGTGTGGAGCCCAGTTGCAGGGCACTATGGGGAGTCATTGGAAAGGGGAGACACTAGGGAAGGGCAActtgggggaagcagggcagccCATGACCCCAtttccagcacaaagccatcTTCATGGGGTGAAGATTTGCTGGGTGAACGGTCACTGGAGGTCAGAAACTGGGACATGCCACGGTGCTCCAAAACACTGTCCTTGTCTCCCCAGCAAtgcttctctctcctctgctctgattCTGCACTGACCCCAGGGGGACTGATGCAGTTTGGGGTCCCTTTCCcaggacacattcaagtctttCCCCGTTTCTAGGGGTGATCTGAACCACTACCCCCAAGTAAATGCTGCAAGAGGTGACGGATGTGGTGGTGCCATAGGGATGCAGTTCCAGAACACGGCCTGAACCCATCCCCATGGCGGGGCCAGAAACAGATGACAGTGACAATGAGGCCATGAGCTGCAATTGGACCACTGGCCAACATCTGcaccagcagctttgctgatgGAGTTGAAGTTTTCCCACCAGCTGTACGACTCCAGCCTCCGTGATTCATCAGCAGATGTGGGGGCAGATGGAGGTGGACATCTTGGGGACAACAGACCCACACAGGGCATCGTCCCTTCCCCACATGGTGAGATCAGAGACTTTCtaagaagagaagcagagcccacGGTTCAGGGCCAGCATCCCCTGGCTAGGTGTGGCCAGGAAATATGGGGGGAAATGAGCGCTTTCTGCCCAAATCCAGCCACAGCCCCAACATCTGTTTGGAATCGGGAAAGGCTCAGCTGACGGTCAGGCTCATGCCTGTTCCCGCTTCCTCTGGCGGAAGCAGGAAAGCTGAAGCAGGGTGAGAGAGATAGGTTTGAGCTTCCCAACCTCCTGCTGGAACACAAACTGCTATTATCACAACAGCTTCCTGGGGagtttctccctcctctcaccCAAAAAGTCCCCATGTTGCCCCTTCTTGCTTGCAAGTCCCTTGGGATTCCCAGCCTGTGGCCCAAGCAGAGCAGAACCCATCTGCCCTGGGTGTCCCACGGCAATGCCTCCCCATCCCAGAACAGCTGCCGCCTCAGCTGCCCGCTCCACATCCCTTCCACACACCCTCTAACCCAAaccaactgcagcacaggaaaacaaatgaaagcaaTTGAAGAGGGCACTGGGTATTGGGGCCTTTGTTTGCGCCGGCTGTTAACAGCGGAGGAGAGAGGGATGGAAGCAGTTGAGATGTGGCTGGGCTTTGGCTGAGGGAAAGCGTGACGGATGCACCAGCAGGCCAATGGCTGGGGATGCCGGGGTGTGCGTGGGTGTGAAAGGAATGCTCACTGCGAGGgaagattaaaaaagaaaaaagccagagaaggagcctcctcAGCGGCACTGGAGCCCAAAGTGTGCATCTTCCTTGGAGAAGGGTTTTTCTCCATCCCCAGGAGGGGTGTTTTAAGACTTCGAGGCTTTTGAAGCTTCATGTGAGGGGGCtgatgctgcagggaagggttTAACTCCTCATGAGGAGCATGAGCAGTGACCAAAGGTAATTGTTGGCAGCTTCTTCAAGGGAACCTTCTGGGAAATGGCTTTTCCTgggatcacagagtggtttgggctggagggaaCCTTTAAGGCtcatcatttagtccaaccccctgcagtcagtagggacatctgcaactagagcaggttgctcagagacacatccaatctgagctggaatgagtccaggaATGGGCCACCTCTGACCTCTGTTTTTGCCAAGATAGttacaagaaaaaaacatcAGGTCCCACCTCGATGCTGAGCACCACATCCTTGTTAGGAGCAATGTCACTGCAGTACTGGCTCTCGCAGGTGGTGGTCACCAGCATCCCCATTCTGTGCCAGCGAGTGGAAGATGCTGGTCCAGAGCTGAACAAGGGGATGGAAGTGGAGAGCTCTTCTCcagttgctctcttctccctgtgcCCCGACcctgggggctgagggggctaAATGCAGCCAGCCTCAAGCCCTGGCTCAGCTCCTGTACTctttgtggggctggggggtgttTCCATTGGCTCCAAGAGGCGAATGCCCCATCACGGGGCTGGGGGTATCCTGGCAGGTAGGGGGGAGAGGCCAGTGCTGGGAAGCTCCTCATCAGCCatggaagggctggagctgttgggTTCCCAGCAGAGGGCATCACCTTGGCTTTGGGGGCTCTTGCTCCCTGCTTTGAAGTAGTGATATATTAATCAATTAAAGAAGTGATGGTGACAGGGTGGTTTTCTCACCCCTGTGTGTTTCTCTCGGTGACATTTTTCCAAGAGAAGGCCAGGAAGCTGCGGGATTGCAGGCTGCAGAACAGGCTCTTTCTCGGCACAGCCAATACCTTTtcaactgcattttaaaaaggaatGGTTTTTTAATTAGTGAGCCCATTCTGGAGAAGTGTTGGAGTTTTACAACATTGTAGCTGTTCTTGGTGTCTTGCCTAGATTTGGATGTTCTGGCCATAAGAAAATATTATTTATGGCGTTGCTGCTTGCAGCTCTTTTATATTACAATTTGAGAAAGGAAGTTGCTGTTCCCACCAGTGGACGAAGAATAGCAGAAAGGAGGATTACAGACTtctgaaagagaggaaaaagtaaaaatgaGGAGGCAGGAGTGAAAGAAACCACCAAGCCAGGACTGAAACACTGTGCTCCCAACAAAGCTCATCTTGGCATCGCCAGCAGTTGGGTTGGAGGCTGTAACAGAGCCCAACACCaggcccagc comes from the Dryobates pubescens isolate bDryPub1 chromosome 35, bDryPub1.pri, whole genome shotgun sequence genome and includes:
- the TULP1 gene encoding tubby-related protein 1, giving the protein MMLLMPWCYLWAEPAEDSEDEEVEEEMEHKDPPKKLKKKLPKEPTSGENREKKLKPKGDKSDPEGKARSAKSTKKESMAMFQVNREKKSKKKAITGSDEEDDSDSSTKPIRSEKKNPVSLFQTGGDPPKEKKAKKKAPSKAANTEEETPETPQKNSNRKGKAKKSKKAKEERPPSPAIEVDNLEEFVLQPAPQGATIKCRVTRDKRGMDRGLYPTYYLHLDNDKKVFLLAGRKRKKSKTSNYLISIDPTDLSRGGENFIGKLRSNLMGTKFTVFDNGANPDRANANWSNVRQELSAVVYETNVLGFKGPRKMTVIIPGMNSDSERVPIRPRNDNDGLLMRWQNRNMDNIIELHNKAPVWNDETQSYVLNFHGRVTHASVKNFQIVHDSDPDYIVMQFGRVADDAFTMDYNYPLCAVQAFAIALSSFDGKLACE